The DNA segment CACGTTGGCACCGACGCCCGCACCGACCGTGGCTTCAACGCTGGCGCCCTGATAGAGACCGCTGAGCGAGCCCTGATGGTAGCCAGCTGTCGGCGCAAGCACTGCCCAGACGAGCTTGCTGCGCGTGGTAAAGCCGAGATCGACACCCATCTTGCGGATTGCGCCGCTATAGTGATCCGTCCGTTCCCGGCCGACCGAGGAATGGAACGTGCAATCAATTTCCTTGGCCGAGCCCAGAACGTAGCCGGCACCGCCGCCGACTTCACATTCGAGGTAGCCGATTTTCACGCCGCCGCGCACATCGCTCTCTTCATAGCTGGGAGCCGGCGCACCATTGGCCAGATCGGCAGCCCGAGCGGCAACCGTGCCGGTCAGAGCCAGGGTCGCGGTGGTCAGCGCCAAAGCAAGGGTTCTCTTCATCATTTTTCCTTCTCAAACCGGGGCCGTCATAATGCACGCGGCCATTCAGTCGATAGATTCACAACAGTCATCGAATGCTGCAGCGATCCCAACCCGGTATAATGAACGCAAGACGGGCCGGATCGTTGCAAATGACGGACACTGCATCTGTTCACTTCTTATTAGGACATTTCGAAGGCAGCCCTTACCGCGCGGCCGATGCCTCCTCGACATAGAAGCCAGCCGTCACCAAAATCACACAGAATGGCGACGGTTCACCTGAGGGCGGGCGGGCTGGGCCGCGCAACTGACAGCACGATTATCTAACCGGCGCGAAGCTTGTCGAGCCGTCTCAATTCATTGACATCATGCTGAAGCACCAGCGCCTGAAGCACGGGATGGTCCCAGATGGTTTTGCCCTGCGGGGCCTGCAGCGGCTCCAGATCGAGTGGAAAGGCATTGATGAGTTTCTCAGCATCGAAGGCTTTTTCCACCCAGGCGCGGTCGATCGCGGCCATCAGGTCTTCCCAGTTCGTCGGCTCCCGGTGGGCCTGCGTATATACCGGCAATTT comes from the Pararhizobium qamdonense genome and includes:
- a CDS encoding DUF992 domain-containing protein, whose product is MKRTLALALTTATLALTGTVAARAADLANGAPAPSYEESDVRGGVKIGYLECEVGGGAGYVLGSAKEIDCTFHSSVGRERTDHYSGAIRKMGVDLGFTTRSKLVWAVLAPTAGYHQGSLSGLYQGASVEATVGAGVGANVLVGGTSGSIHLQTISVTGQLGLNLAAGGTSVTLTAVN